One genomic region from Nocardia vinacea encodes:
- a CDS encoding SDR family oxidoreductase translates to MTTILLTGGTGTLGRHVTPLLVEAGFKIRMLSRNAHESSDGIEFVTGDLLEGTGVEAAVDGTEIILHLAGGPKGDDAATRHLVDAAAKAGVQHIVYIGVVGAGKLPIGYFQAKFAAEQAIIESGVPYTILRAAQFHDLALKTARAMAKSPIVPAPGAVLWQPVDSREVAARLVELTRGAPAGRVPDLVGPAVYTMAELIRGYLKAEGKRRLFLPVPVPGKIGRAYRAKENLTLDGATVGELTWENFLAEQV, encoded by the coding sequence ATGACGACCATCCTGCTGACCGGCGGCACCGGCACACTCGGCCGCCACGTCACACCACTGCTGGTCGAAGCCGGTTTCAAGATTCGAATGCTCAGCCGCAATGCCCACGAATCGAGCGACGGCATCGAATTCGTGACCGGAGATCTGCTCGAGGGCACCGGCGTCGAGGCCGCGGTCGATGGCACGGAGATCATCCTGCACCTCGCGGGCGGCCCCAAGGGCGACGATGCGGCGACCCGGCACCTGGTCGACGCCGCCGCCAAGGCCGGGGTCCAGCACATCGTCTACATCGGCGTGGTCGGCGCCGGAAAACTGCCGATCGGTTACTTCCAGGCCAAGTTCGCCGCCGAACAGGCCATTATCGAATCGGGCGTGCCGTACACCATCCTGCGCGCGGCCCAGTTCCACGACCTCGCCCTGAAGACCGCGCGAGCCATGGCGAAGAGCCCGATCGTTCCCGCACCCGGCGCTGTCCTGTGGCAGCCGGTCGATTCGCGGGAGGTGGCCGCGCGGCTCGTAGAGCTGACGCGCGGCGCACCGGCCGGGCGGGTACCCGATCTGGTCGGGCCGGCGGTGTACACGATGGCCGAGCTGATCCGCGGATACCTGAAGGCCGAGGGCAAGCGGCGACTGTTCCTGCCGGTTCCGGTGCCGGGCAAGATCGGGCGTGCGTATCGCGCGAAGGAGAATCTGACCCTCGATGGCGCGACGGTCGGCGAGCTCACCTGGGAGAACTTCCTCGCCGAGCAGGTGTGA
- the lexA gene encoding transcriptional repressor LexA yields the protein MTGYDHDAFEHLDTSTLPPRQQRILATIRDWVLRYGYAPNTREIGDAVGLRSSSSVSKHLKSLEDRGFLRRSETMSRPIDVRMFLQASVAQAQAEDSVAVPVVGDIAAGTPILAEEHADDMMTLPRELVGRGTVFGLRVRGDSMIDAAICDGDLVVIRKQHEAHSGDIVAAMIDGEATVKVYRRRNGHVYLEPRNPAYDVIDGDEAVVLGKVVSVMRRV from the coding sequence GTGACCGGATACGACCACGATGCCTTCGAGCACCTCGACACCTCGACCCTGCCGCCGCGCCAGCAGCGGATCCTCGCCACGATCCGGGACTGGGTGCTGCGGTACGGCTACGCGCCGAATACCAGGGAGATCGGCGACGCTGTCGGCCTGCGGTCCTCGTCCTCGGTCTCCAAGCATCTGAAGTCCTTGGAGGACAGGGGATTTCTGCGTCGCAGTGAGACCATGTCGCGGCCGATCGATGTGCGCATGTTCCTGCAAGCGTCGGTGGCTCAGGCGCAGGCCGAGGATTCGGTCGCGGTTCCGGTCGTCGGCGATATCGCGGCGGGCACGCCCATCCTCGCCGAGGAACACGCCGACGACATGATGACGTTGCCGCGTGAACTCGTCGGTCGCGGAACGGTTTTCGGGCTGCGCGTGCGCGGCGATTCGATGATCGATGCGGCGATCTGCGACGGCGATCTGGTGGTGATCCGCAAACAGCACGAGGCGCATTCCGGTGACATCGTCGCCGCGATGATCGATGGGGAGGCGACGGTGAAGGTGTATCGGCGTCGCAACGGGCATGTCTATCTGGAACCGCGCAATCCGGCCTACGACGTGATCGACGGTGACGAGGCGGTGGTGCTCGGGAAGGTCGTGTCGGTGATGCGCCGCGTGTGA
- a CDS encoding FBP domain-containing protein: MKAVTERDIRSSFINCSKTTAKKLPVPRDLDAQPWDDLDFLGWSDPSLPGRGYLVVPQGDRIIGVALRYETGGSGRTQMCAICLTSHTGRGVSLMTAHKAGESGRRGNSVGTYMCTDLACSLYARGKRTPALGNRYREDLITEETKIGRVRDNMNAFVTRLFT, translated from the coding sequence ATGAAAGCCGTCACCGAACGCGACATCAGGTCGTCGTTCATCAACTGTTCCAAGACGACTGCCAAGAAGCTACCGGTGCCCCGGGACCTGGACGCACAACCGTGGGATGACCTGGATTTCCTCGGCTGGAGCGATCCGTCGCTGCCCGGCCGCGGGTATCTCGTTGTGCCGCAGGGTGATCGCATCATCGGCGTCGCGCTGCGCTACGAAACGGGCGGATCCGGCCGGACTCAGATGTGCGCGATCTGCCTGACCTCGCATACCGGTAGGGGTGTCTCGCTGATGACCGCGCACAAGGCCGGTGAATCCGGACGCCGGGGCAACTCGGTCGGCACCTATATGTGCACCGATCTGGCGTGTTCGCTCTACGCGCGGGGTAAGCGAACGCCCGCCCTCGGCAATCGGTACCGCGAAGATCTCATCACCGAGGAGACCAAGATCGGGCGGGTCCGGGACAACATGAACGCCTTCGTCACCAGGCTGTTCACCTAG
- the ligD gene encoding non-homologous end-joining DNA ligase codes for MTRLPRYAAMLAIAGHLPSDDQRWAYEVKFDGIRAIGHVDRDLRLISRNGNDITAAWPELVDLAPATPPFVIDGEIVTFTTDGRSSFEALQPRMHQRNPAAIRSLAKSVKATYLIFDLLHIGTRSLIDLPYEQRRQLLEQLGLQGPHWRVPPRLHGSGAEVLAESRRLGLEGLVCKRLDSPYLPGRRSPLWTKVKNVNDQEVVIIGWRPGIGRRAGRIGSLLMGIYDNAGKLTYIGNVGTGFTQAMLDELKARLQPLQRKTPTVDTDVPDAIWVEPQLVGEVSFTEWTGDNRLRHPSWRGLRLDKEPRQVKREPQPRKE; via the coding sequence GTGACAAGGCTGCCGCGGTATGCGGCGATGCTGGCGATCGCAGGCCACCTCCCCAGCGATGACCAACGCTGGGCATACGAGGTGAAATTCGACGGTATTCGTGCCATCGGCCATGTCGACCGCGACCTGCGCCTGATCTCACGCAACGGCAACGACATCACTGCGGCGTGGCCCGAACTCGTCGATCTCGCCCCGGCAACCCCGCCCTTCGTCATCGATGGCGAAATCGTCACCTTCACCACCGATGGCCGCAGCTCCTTCGAGGCGCTGCAACCACGGATGCACCAGCGCAATCCTGCAGCGATTCGAAGCCTCGCCAAGTCCGTGAAAGCGACTTATCTCATCTTCGATCTGCTCCACATCGGCACTCGCTCTCTGATCGATCTGCCCTACGAGCAGCGTCGACAACTGCTGGAACAACTCGGCCTCCAGGGCCCGCACTGGCGGGTTCCGCCGCGTCTACACGGCTCCGGCGCCGAGGTCCTCGCCGAATCTCGACGGCTCGGCCTCGAAGGTTTGGTCTGCAAGCGACTCGACAGCCCCTACCTGCCCGGGCGACGCAGCCCGCTGTGGACCAAGGTCAAGAATGTCAACGACCAGGAAGTCGTCATCATCGGCTGGCGCCCCGGTATCGGCCGCCGGGCCGGGCGCATCGGCTCATTGCTCATGGGCATCTACGACAACGCCGGAAAACTGACCTATATCGGCAACGTCGGCACCGGGTTCACCCAAGCGATGCTCGACGAGCTGAAGGCGAGACTCCAACCGCTGCAACGCAAAACACCCACCGTCGACACCGATGTTCCCGACGCCATCTGGGTCGAGCCCCAGCTTGTCGGTGAGGTGTCGTTCACCGAATGGACCGGTGACAACCGACTTCGACACCCGTCCTGGCGCGGACTCCGTCTCGACAAGGAACCACGACAAGTGAAACGCGAACCTCAGCCTCGAAAAGAGTGA
- a CDS encoding histidine phosphatase family protein — translation MRTSYVIAHPESTHHVAGLVGGWYDSRLTPAGLRAADTIAEALRSRIPAQVDVELFSSDLRRAASTATVIGNVLQVPPILDPRLREKSYGEAEGKPQEWLDRRFVRPPVVGERMGHFEGIQGSETIAALARRIYAAMDAIRQHDCDHQIVVTHGGAITFVVAAWMMLPIESLGYARFHAAPGSITELREDDYFHNRQVISLGDTRHLT, via the coding sequence GTGCGAACCAGCTATGTCATCGCTCATCCGGAGTCGACACATCACGTCGCGGGCCTGGTGGGAGGGTGGTACGACTCGCGGCTCACGCCTGCCGGTTTGCGTGCGGCGGATACGATCGCCGAGGCGCTTCGGTCGAGGATTCCGGCCCAGGTCGACGTGGAGTTGTTCTCATCGGATCTGCGACGTGCCGCGAGTACCGCGACCGTGATCGGCAATGTGCTGCAGGTGCCACCGATTCTCGATCCGCGACTGCGTGAGAAATCCTATGGCGAGGCCGAGGGCAAGCCCCAGGAGTGGCTGGATCGGCGATTCGTGCGGCCGCCGGTCGTCGGGGAGCGAATGGGCCACTTTGAAGGCATACAAGGATCGGAGACCATAGCCGCACTCGCCCGGCGCATCTACGCGGCGATGGACGCGATTCGGCAGCACGACTGCGATCATCAGATCGTCGTGACCCATGGTGGCGCAATCACTTTCGTCGTTGCGGCGTGGATGATGTTGCCGATCGAATCACTCGGCTACGCCCGGTTCCACGCTGCTCCGGGAAGTATCACGGAGCTGCGCGAGGATGACTACTTTCACAACCGCCAGGTCATCAGCCTCGGTGACACCCGCCATCTCACCTGA
- a CDS encoding TetR/AcrR family transcriptional regulator, which translates to MPTGVAMRDPREQLFDAAERILLRDGPNALTSRAVTTEAGCAKGVLHRHFADFDAFLAELVLDRIGRIDQQSAALRESAGTRTVTDNLTDALTTVFESVAVAIVSLVTFRDELRTRLRQVRPPGVPVLTEATTMLATYLNAEQTLGRITPEADTDTLALTLIGSAHLLFADRTDAPPTPEATRKVVTTVIASTLR; encoded by the coding sequence GTGCCGACAGGCGTGGCCATGCGCGATCCGCGCGAGCAGCTATTCGATGCCGCCGAGCGAATCCTGTTGCGAGACGGTCCTAATGCACTGACCAGCCGCGCTGTCACCACCGAGGCGGGCTGCGCCAAGGGCGTCCTGCACCGGCACTTCGCCGACTTCGACGCCTTCCTCGCAGAACTCGTACTCGACCGCATAGGCCGAATCGATCAGCAGTCCGCCGCCCTGCGCGAATCCGCAGGCACCCGCACGGTGACCGACAATCTCACCGACGCCCTGACCACTGTCTTCGAATCGGTCGCGGTAGCCATAGTCAGCCTCGTCACCTTCCGCGACGAACTGCGCACCCGCCTGCGCCAGGTCCGCCCACCCGGCGTCCCCGTACTCACCGAAGCAACAACCATGCTCGCGACCTACCTCAACGCCGAACAGACCCTCGGCCGCATCACACCCGAAGCCGACACCGACACCCTCGCCCTGACCCTCATCGGCAGCGCCCACCTCCTCTTCGCCGACAGAACCGATGCCCCACCCACCCCCGAAGCCACCCGCAAAGTCGTAACCACCGTCATCGCAAGCACTCTCAGGTGA
- a CDS encoding class I SAM-dependent methyltransferase produces the protein MPTLPPERTSSDQRESHQARELAESFGSDPERYDRARPSYPAAMVDAIVAASPGPEIVDVGIGTGIAARQFRAAGCRVLGVEVDARMGEWARKHGFEVEVSAFEAWDPAGRIFDAVIAGQTWHWVDPVAGAAKAAEVLRPGGRLAVFWNAGQPPTDLAQAFAAVYQRVVPDSLAARWAAGPRTAYSAPHAKVTEGIRAAGGFGEPEQWTFDWERTYTRDEWLDQLPTTGGHAQFSSATQKEVLAGIGSAIDAAGGSFTVRFTTTVVTALRI, from the coding sequence ATGCCCACTCTACCTCCGGAGCGCACGTCCTCCGACCAACGCGAATCCCACCAAGCACGTGAGCTGGCCGAATCGTTCGGCTCGGATCCGGAACGCTATGACCGGGCCCGGCCCAGCTATCCGGCTGCCATGGTGGATGCGATCGTCGCCGCCAGCCCCGGACCCGAGATCGTCGACGTCGGCATCGGTACCGGCATCGCGGCCCGGCAGTTCCGGGCGGCAGGTTGCCGTGTGCTGGGCGTGGAGGTCGATGCGCGGATGGGTGAGTGGGCGCGAAAGCACGGCTTCGAGGTCGAGGTGTCGGCATTCGAAGCCTGGGACCCCGCGGGGCGAATCTTCGACGCCGTCATCGCCGGCCAGACCTGGCACTGGGTGGACCCGGTCGCGGGTGCCGCGAAAGCCGCCGAAGTGCTGCGACCAGGTGGACGGCTGGCTGTCTTTTGGAATGCGGGCCAACCGCCGACGGATTTGGCCCAAGCCTTCGCCGCGGTCTATCAACGGGTCGTACCCGACTCGCTCGCTGCCCGTTGGGCGGCGGGGCCGAGGACTGCGTATTCGGCGCCGCACGCCAAGGTGACCGAGGGGATTCGGGCGGCGGGTGGCTTCGGTGAACCCGAGCAGTGGACGTTCGATTGGGAGCGGACGTACACCCGGGACGAGTGGCTGGATCAACTGCCGACGACCGGCGGCCACGCCCAATTCTCCTCTGCCACACAGAAAGAGGTGCTTGCGGGCATCGGGTCCGCCATTGATGCGGCGGGCGGTTCCTTCACGGTGCGGTTTACGACGACGGTAGTCACAGCGCTGCGGATCTGA
- a CDS encoding ComEA family DNA-binding protein, with the protein MSRHDERERIRRRLNVLTERVGASRTIGAGSSARTDAELCRSSPRSSRSGKRSGRSKPPVRGGRWDDEELSEAVESDPEVSTEAARSDLEDDEDWADRVGEVRAPGWLDEPQRRSARRDRLVPERFRGTRLDPGWRGLVTLVAVGLAAVVVAAVVVLRERPVAQAVPLPSAVRISTGTVPAGLSGASMAASSGAGLSAVPVTASPATELVISVVGLVHRGGLIRLPVGARVADALTAAGGAKDGADLSGLNLAQRLQDGDQVLVGPSGPNSGPQLGSTAISAGGRPSGGSAPNSTAAQRPSSKVDLNTATEAELDALPGIGPVTARAIVTWRTTNGRFTDVAQLGEVDGIGPARLARLRDLVTV; encoded by the coding sequence ATGTCCCGACATGACGAACGCGAACGGATTCGCCGACGACTGAACGTGCTGACCGAGCGAGTCGGTGCCAGCCGAACGATCGGTGCCGGAAGTTCGGCGCGTACCGACGCCGAGTTGTGCCGAAGTTCGCCGCGTTCGTCGAGGTCCGGAAAGCGATCGGGGCGAAGCAAGCCGCCGGTTCGCGGTGGGCGGTGGGATGACGAGGAGTTATCCGAGGCGGTGGAGTCCGATCCCGAGGTTTCTACCGAGGCGGCCAGGTCCGATCTCGAGGATGATGAGGACTGGGCGGACCGGGTCGGCGAGGTGCGAGCACCGGGTTGGCTGGACGAGCCGCAGCGGCGCTCGGCCCGGCGGGATCGGCTTGTGCCGGAACGGTTTCGGGGAACTCGACTGGATCCGGGGTGGCGGGGGCTGGTGACGCTCGTCGCGGTCGGACTGGCGGCGGTGGTCGTCGCGGCTGTCGTGGTTTTGCGTGAGCGACCGGTCGCGCAGGCGGTGCCGCTGCCGTCGGCGGTGCGTATCAGCACCGGCACTGTACCGGCTGGGCTGTCCGGCGCGAGCATGGCGGCATCATCCGGAGCGGGGCTGTCAGCCGTGCCGGTAACTGCCAGTCCCGCAACGGAATTGGTGATCAGCGTGGTCGGCCTCGTACATCGCGGCGGCCTGATTCGATTGCCCGTCGGAGCACGGGTCGCCGACGCACTCACCGCCGCCGGCGGTGCGAAGGACGGCGCGGATCTGAGTGGACTCAACCTTGCGCAGCGTCTCCAGGACGGCGACCAGGTTCTCGTTGGTCCAAGTGGTCCGAACTCGGGGCCGCAACTCGGCAGCACCGCGATCAGTGCAGGCGGACGACCGTCAGGCGGCTCTGCTCCGAATTCCACTGCGGCACAACGCCCATCGAGCAAAGTCGATCTAAATACCGCAACCGAAGCCGAACTCGATGCCCTCCCCGGCATCGGGCCGGTCACCGCCCGCGCAATCGTCACTTGGCGTACCACGAATGGACGATTCACCGATGTCGCACAACTCGGCGAGGTCGACGGCATCGGCCCGGCCCGCCTCGCCCGTCTGCGCGATCTGGTGACGGTATGA
- a CDS encoding ComEC/Rec2 family competence protein has protein sequence MTTVEGVSDGQGDIDRRAAEDGEPSVEAVPVLDARLLPAALSCWGATIVALTAGWAAGLLLAAALVLLAIGLWVVLLRAVAHPSERWRVVAVATLAALLLGAGFAVAGAWREHRVATHPLRNTAASVRVVVTPVDDPKPVRSSAFGGEQRWTVRAQLRDYRQGGSTVRAGGTVVVLGSGADWDGLLPGRAVEFRAKPEPPWHRDLTVATLRAQGPPVVVGALPWWQRIAAAVRTDLASAARVLPEQQAGLLPALVVGDTSALSDEVREEFEIAGLEHICVVSGANFTILLAVVLGAVRLLTLGPRVGAAVAAAALLMFIVVARPDPSVLRAGAMGAITLLALITGRRKQALPALCAAVIGLLGLWPELAVRAGFGLSVLATAGLILLAPSWADWLRAHGWWRVPAEIVAVSAAAFVVTTPLVVALTGRLSLVAILANILVEPVIAPVTVLGAISTALAAAWPPLAELILRCAQPPLWWLLFVAEHAANMPGAEISVRGGFTGGAIACAAVVFVVLALRSAIMRRLAAAVLFGVAVVLIPVRVWHPGWPPAGWVLAVCDVGQGDGLALSVGNHTAVVIDVGPDPRIMRTCLNRLRINRISLLVLTHPHADHIAGLSGALQGRSVDALAVAPGELAGTSGNVESTSTERRRISNSSRSEADSNESRGASRERGSAQEWRASVSGPEQVASLAAQAHIPVLELSSGQILRFGAVELNVLAPAPLQHHPTGPPGTDDANDRSIVIAATTPAGRILLTGDIEAPAQQRLLHSGAPVQADVLKLPHHGSRTTTKEFIAAVHPRLAVVSVGADNTFGHPNPGVLADLADLGVTVARTDQQGDVLVLGEGRQLRTLTARPARSASR, from the coding sequence ATGACCACGGTCGAGGGTGTTTCGGACGGACAGGGCGATATCGATCGACGGGCTGCCGAGGATGGCGAGCCGTCGGTGGAGGCGGTGCCGGTCCTCGATGCGCGGTTGCTGCCCGCGGCGCTGAGTTGTTGGGGCGCAACGATTGTCGCGCTGACGGCGGGATGGGCGGCCGGTCTGCTCCTGGCGGCGGCGCTGGTACTGCTGGCGATCGGGCTCTGGGTGGTGCTGTTGCGCGCGGTGGCCCATCCCAGTGAGCGGTGGCGGGTGGTCGCCGTTGCGACACTTGCCGCGCTGCTGCTCGGTGCCGGGTTCGCGGTGGCCGGGGCATGGCGCGAGCACCGGGTGGCGACGCATCCATTGCGTAACACCGCGGCTTCGGTGCGTGTGGTCGTCACACCGGTCGATGATCCGAAACCGGTGCGGTCCAGCGCATTCGGCGGTGAGCAGCGGTGGACGGTGCGGGCACAGTTGCGCGATTACCGCCAAGGCGGTTCGACGGTGCGGGCGGGTGGCACCGTGGTGGTTCTCGGGTCCGGTGCGGATTGGGACGGGCTGCTGCCCGGACGGGCGGTGGAGTTTCGTGCCAAGCCGGAGCCGCCGTGGCACCGCGATCTCACCGTCGCCACGCTGCGTGCCCAGGGACCGCCGGTAGTGGTCGGCGCGTTGCCCTGGTGGCAACGGATCGCCGCAGCAGTGCGTACCGACCTCGCGTCGGCCGCACGCGTACTACCCGAACAGCAGGCCGGGCTGCTGCCCGCGCTGGTGGTGGGAGACACGTCCGCGCTATCCGATGAAGTCCGTGAGGAGTTCGAAATCGCTGGGCTGGAACATATTTGCGTGGTCAGCGGTGCCAATTTCACGATCTTGTTGGCGGTTGTACTCGGTGCGGTACGGCTGCTCACCCTGGGCCCGCGCGTCGGTGCAGCGGTCGCGGCGGCGGCACTACTGATGTTCATTGTGGTGGCACGTCCGGACCCGAGTGTGCTGCGGGCGGGGGCAATGGGGGCGATTACCTTGCTCGCCTTGATAACCGGACGCCGGAAGCAAGCCTTGCCTGCACTCTGCGCGGCGGTCATAGGCCTGCTCGGGCTGTGGCCGGAACTGGCGGTGCGTGCCGGATTTGGACTGTCGGTACTGGCGACCGCCGGACTGATCCTATTGGCACCGAGTTGGGCGGACTGGTTGCGCGCCCACGGCTGGTGGCGGGTGCCGGCCGAAATCGTCGCGGTATCGGCCGCCGCGTTTGTGGTGACGACACCGCTGGTGGTCGCGCTGACCGGACGGCTCAGTCTGGTCGCGATCCTCGCGAATATCCTGGTCGAACCGGTAATCGCACCGGTCACGGTGCTCGGGGCTATCAGCACCGCACTCGCCGCGGCCTGGCCTCCGCTGGCGGAACTGATACTGCGTTGCGCGCAACCGCCACTGTGGTGGCTGCTGTTCGTCGCCGAGCACGCGGCGAATATGCCTGGCGCGGAGATCTCCGTGCGCGGTGGGTTCACCGGCGGGGCTATCGCCTGTGCGGCAGTAGTTTTCGTTGTGCTGGCATTGCGGTCGGCGATAATGCGTCGTCTTGCCGCTGCCGTTCTGTTCGGCGTCGCGGTCGTGCTGATTCCGGTGCGGGTCTGGCATCCGGGCTGGCCACCCGCTGGCTGGGTATTGGCTGTCTGTGATGTCGGACAGGGTGACGGACTCGCATTGTCCGTCGGTAATCACACGGCGGTGGTCATCGATGTCGGTCCGGATCCGCGCATCATGCGCACCTGTCTGAATCGCTTACGCATCAACCGGATCTCGCTCCTCGTGCTGACCCATCCGCACGCCGACCACATCGCTGGTCTGTCCGGCGCCTTACAAGGTCGTTCGGTCGATGCCTTGGCGGTCGCGCCCGGCGAGCTCGCTGGAACATCGGGGAACGTCGAATCCACAAGCACCGAGCGTCGTCGAATATCGAATTCGAGCAGATCCGAGGCGGATTCGAATGAGTCGAGGGGTGCGTCCCGTGAGCGAGGATCTGCCCAGGAGTGGCGCGCATCGGTCAGCGGACCGGAGCAAGTCGCCAGTCTCGCAGCACAGGCGCACATCCCGGTGCTCGAGCTGTCCTCGGGACAGATATTGCGTTTCGGTGCTGTCGAATTGAACGTACTCGCCCCGGCCCCACTCCAGCACCACCCAACCGGCCCGCCAGGCACCGACGATGCCAACGACCGCTCGATCGTCATCGCCGCCACGACACCCGCGGGCCGAATACTGCTCACCGGCGATATCGAAGCCCCGGCGCAACAACGACTGCTGCATTCGGGTGCTCCCGTTCAGGCCGACGTTCTGAAGCTGCCGCACCACGGCTCCCGAACGACCACAAAGGAATTCATCGCCGCCGTCCACCCCCGACTAGCCGTGGTCAGCGTCGGTGCCGACAACACCTTCGGCCATCCGAACCCCGGTGTGCTCGCGGATCTGGCCGACCTGGGTGTCACCGTTGCCCGGACCGATCAACAGGGCGACGTCCTGGTCCTAGGTGAGGGTCGCCAACTGCGAACCCTGACGGCTCGACCTGCCAGGTCTGCATCCCGATAG
- the holA gene encoding DNA polymerase III subunit delta — protein MSERTAAVHLVLGDEELLVERAIAGIAAQVRADAPDPDAVPVDRLRAGDASTAELAELLSPSLFAEDRVIVLESAAEAGKEAVAVITAAAGDPPEGVVLVVLHSGGGRAKALAPALQKSGAQVHDCAKLTKAAERVEFVRGEFRNAGVRVSSEVVQVMLEAVGSDLRELSAACSQLAADTGGKIDIAAVRRYYSGKAEISGFDVAELTVAGDRPGAMEALRWATDRGVPHVLLADALADSVHTIARVGSAGRGDPFKLAQQLGMPPWKVKKAQAQARGWNQASIGTALQVVATLNADVKGGAADATYALEHALTQILDLHSAT, from the coding sequence GTGAGCGAACGGACTGCGGCAGTGCACCTGGTGCTCGGTGATGAAGAGCTGTTGGTCGAACGGGCCATCGCGGGGATTGCGGCGCAGGTGCGGGCCGATGCGCCGGACCCCGATGCGGTACCCGTTGATCGACTGCGGGCCGGGGATGCCAGCACCGCGGAACTAGCGGAGTTGTTGAGCCCTTCGCTGTTCGCCGAGGATCGGGTGATCGTGCTCGAGTCGGCGGCGGAGGCGGGGAAGGAGGCGGTCGCGGTGATCACCGCCGCCGCCGGAGATCCGCCCGAAGGCGTGGTGCTCGTGGTGCTGCACTCCGGGGGCGGCCGGGCCAAGGCGCTGGCCCCTGCGCTGCAGAAGTCGGGTGCACAGGTGCACGACTGCGCCAAGTTGACGAAGGCGGCCGAGCGGGTGGAGTTCGTGCGCGGTGAATTCCGCAATGCCGGGGTGCGGGTTTCGAGCGAGGTCGTGCAGGTGATGCTGGAGGCGGTAGGTTCAGATCTGCGGGAATTGTCCGCCGCCTGTTCGCAATTGGCCGCCGATACCGGCGGCAAGATCGATATCGCCGCAGTACGCCGCTACTACTCCGGCAAGGCCGAGATCTCCGGTTTCGATGTCGCCGAACTCACTGTCGCGGGGGATCGCCCCGGTGCCATGGAGGCATTGCGCTGGGCCACCGACCGCGGCGTACCACATGTACTGCTCGCCGACGCACTCGCGGACTCCGTCCACACCATCGCCCGCGTCGGCTCCGCAGGCCGCGGCGACCCGTTCAAGCTGGCCCAGCAATTGGGCATGCCGCCATGGAAGGTGAAGAAAGCCCAGGCCCAAGCGCGAGGTTGGAACCAGGCCAGCATCGGCACGGCCCTGCAAGTAGTCGCCACACTGAATGCCGACGTCAAGGGCGGTGCCGCCGACGCCACCTACGCCTTGGAACACGCCCTCACGCAGATCCTGGACCTGCACTCCGCAACCTGA
- a CDS encoding aldo/keto reductase has product MSGARTLDTYRLLGRSGLRVSPLSLGTMTFGADWGWGADKDEARKIFDTYVARGGNFIDTASQYTNGTSEQLLGEFIAANRESLVLATKYTMLRRPTDPNSGGNHRKSMVGSVEASLRRLNTDYIDLLYLHAWDFLTPVEEILRAMDDLVRAGKVLYVGISDAPAWQVARMQTIADLRGWSPLIALQIEYSLIERTVERDLIPMAQELGLGVVPWSPLASGVLTGKYSRADLAHDAAGSPEGTRKNVAAANGSLTERGLVIADVVKDVAAQLGKTPSQVALAWTLQNPGVTAPIIGARTAAQLEDNLGALEVEFDTAQLERLQQASAIELGFPHDMLARPMTRGVTFGDLKIEGRD; this is encoded by the coding sequence ATGTCCGGAGCCCGCACCCTCGATACCTACCGGTTGCTCGGCCGCTCGGGTCTTCGGGTGTCTCCGCTGTCCCTCGGGACCATGACGTTCGGCGCCGATTGGGGTTGGGGCGCCGATAAGGACGAGGCCCGCAAGATCTTCGACACCTATGTCGCGCGCGGTGGCAACTTCATCGATACCGCGAGCCAGTACACCAACGGCACCTCCGAGCAACTGCTCGGCGAGTTCATCGCCGCCAATCGCGAAAGTCTGGTGCTGGCAACGAAATACACGATGCTGCGACGGCCGACCGATCCCAACTCCGGCGGCAATCACCGCAAGAGCATGGTCGGTTCGGTCGAGGCCAGCCTGCGTCGGCTGAACACCGACTACATCGACCTGCTGTACCTGCACGCCTGGGACTTCCTGACCCCGGTCGAGGAGATCCTGCGCGCCATGGACGATCTGGTCCGCGCCGGGAAGGTGCTCTATGTCGGCATCTCCGACGCACCGGCCTGGCAGGTCGCACGCATGCAGACCATCGCCGACCTGCGCGGCTGGTCCCCGCTGATCGCGCTGCAGATCGAGTACAGCCTGATCGAGCGTACCGTCGAACGCGATCTCATTCCGATGGCGCAAGAACTCGGCCTCGGCGTGGTGCCGTGGTCGCCGCTGGCCAGCGGGGTACTCACCGGCAAGTACAGCCGCGCCGATTTGGCGCACGACGCGGCCGGCTCACCCGAGGGCACCCGCAAGAACGTGGCGGCCGCCAATGGATCGCTCACCGAGCGTGGCCTGGTGATCGCCGACGTGGTGAAAGATGTTGCGGCACAACTGGGTAAGACGCCGTCGCAGGTAGCGCTCGCCTGGACACTACAGAATCCGGGCGTCACGGCTCCGATCATCGGCGCACGCACGGCCGCACAGTTGGAGGACAACCTCGGAGCGCTCGAGGTCGAATTCGACACCGCACAGCTGGAACGGCTGCAGCAGGCCAGCGCGATCGAACTGGGTTTCCCGCACGACATGCTCGCGCGTCCGATGACCCGCGGAGTGACCTTCGGCGACCTGAAAATCGAAGGCCGCGACTGA